The following coding sequences lie in one Pseudoalteromonas sp. Scap06 genomic window:
- a CDS encoding CPBP family intramembrane glutamic endopeptidase — MNANQYRWFEFTFIFIILPLIGFNIRQYLSNWLIPALIILMSVCCMLLLNDSHFKRFRLTSLGQFSAVKRRMFSFFFIGALFSGVFYNLLYQGHWFTLPRENLTDWLMLLMLYPLLSVIPQELIFRTYFFHRYKRIMPSKWLRIIISASVFALAHIVYANWVAVSLAFIGGLLFAYTYAQSRSTFACVLEHSLWGIWMFTLGMGDYLDSGALN, encoded by the coding sequence GTGAACGCTAATCAATACCGCTGGTTTGAATTTACCTTTATCTTTATCATTCTGCCTTTAATTGGCTTTAATATTCGCCAATATTTATCTAACTGGCTTATTCCAGCACTGATCATCCTCATGAGTGTGTGCTGTATGTTGTTATTAAACGACAGCCACTTTAAACGTTTTAGATTAACTAGCTTGGGGCAGTTTTCTGCTGTGAAGCGCCGCATGTTTAGTTTTTTCTTTATTGGCGCATTATTTTCGGGGGTATTTTACAACTTACTTTACCAAGGACACTGGTTTACTTTACCTCGTGAAAATCTCACCGACTGGCTAATGCTATTAATGCTCTACCCTTTATTGTCGGTGATCCCACAAGAATTAATATTTAGAACCTACTTTTTTCATCGTTATAAGCGCATTATGCCCAGTAAATGGCTACGCATTATTATAAGTGCGAGTGTATTTGCACTGGCACATATTGTTTACGCTAATTGGGTTGCAGTAAGTTTAGCATTTATAGGCGGATTACTATTTGCATATACCTACGCACAAAGCCGCTCAACCTTTGCCTGTGTTCTTGAGCACAGCTTATGGGGCATATGGATGTTTACCCTAGGGATGGGTGACTATTTAGACTCTGGTGCACTGAATTAA
- a CDS encoding HU family DNA-binding protein, translating to MNKAELVAAIADASELTKKDAQAALTSLQKVITKSLSEGDQVQISGFGTFALSYYPARTGRNPQTGAAIEIQGANKAVFKPAKALKERL from the coding sequence ATGAATAAAGCAGAATTGGTTGCAGCTATTGCGGATGCGAGTGAATTAACAAAAAAAGACGCACAAGCTGCGTTAACCAGCTTACAAAAAGTGATTACAAAGTCGCTGTCTGAAGGCGATCAGGTACAAATTTCAGGCTTTGGTACTTTTGCACTTAGTTACTACCCAGCGCGTACTGGTCGTAATCCACAAACTGGTGCAGCGATTGAAATACAAGGGGCTAATAAAGCCGTATTTAAACCAGCAAAAGCGTTAAAAGAGCGCCTTTAA
- the trpB gene encoding tryptophan synthase subunit beta translates to MQNPAYFGEFGGMFVPELLVPALKQLESEFNKAQKDPDFQAEFTQLLNEYAGRPTPLTLTRNLVKNPKVKLYLKREDLLHGGAHKTNQVLGQALLTKRMGKKEVIAETGAGQHGVATALACALLGLKCRIYMGAKDVERQQPNVFRMKLMGAEVISVTAGSGTLKDAVNEALRDWSANYQEAHYLLGTAAGPHPFPTIVREYQKIIGEEAKQQILKAEGRLPDAVLACVGGGSNAIGMFTDFIDEPGVKLIGVEPAGKGLDTHEHGATICKGTKGILHGTYTYIMQNDDGQIEESYSVSAGLDYPAVGPQHAFLHETGRAQYVGISDTEALDAFQALAKHEGIIPALESSHAIAYALKYAEELQEESILVVNLSGRGDKDLAHVHKVLSEEGQL, encoded by the coding sequence ATGCAAAATCCAGCTTATTTTGGCGAGTTTGGCGGAATGTTTGTTCCCGAGTTACTCGTACCTGCGCTAAAGCAGTTAGAAAGCGAATTTAACAAAGCGCAAAAAGATCCTGATTTTCAAGCTGAATTTACACAGCTTTTAAACGAGTATGCAGGTCGCCCTACGCCGCTTACGTTAACTCGCAACTTAGTTAAAAACCCTAAAGTTAAGCTTTACTTAAAGCGTGAAGATTTACTCCACGGTGGTGCACACAAAACTAATCAGGTGTTGGGTCAAGCATTACTGACTAAACGCATGGGAAAAAAAGAAGTTATAGCAGAAACCGGTGCAGGCCAACACGGTGTAGCCACCGCACTTGCGTGTGCATTACTTGGCTTAAAATGTCGTATTTACATGGGTGCAAAAGACGTTGAACGCCAACAGCCTAATGTATTTAGAATGAAACTTATGGGCGCTGAAGTTATTTCGGTTACAGCAGGTTCGGGCACATTAAAAGATGCGGTTAACGAAGCTCTGCGTGATTGGTCAGCAAACTATCAAGAGGCACATTACTTACTAGGTACGGCTGCGGGTCCTCATCCTTTTCCAACAATTGTACGTGAGTATCAAAAAATTATTGGCGAGGAAGCTAAACAGCAAATTCTTAAAGCGGAAGGTCGACTACCTGATGCGGTTTTAGCTTGTGTAGGTGGTGGCTCCAATGCCATTGGTATGTTTACTGATTTTATTGACGAGCCGGGTGTTAAATTAATTGGTGTAGAACCAGCAGGTAAAGGCCTTGATACCCACGAGCACGGCGCAACCATCTGCAAAGGCACTAAAGGTATTTTACACGGCACTTATACCTACATTATGCAAAATGACGATGGCCAAATTGAAGAGTCTTACTCTGTATCGGCGGGATTAGATTACCCTGCTGTAGGGCCACAACATGCATTTTTACACGAAACTGGTCGAGCTCAATATGTAGGCATTAGCGATACCGAAGCTCTTGATGCGTTTCAAGCACTGGCAAAACACGAAGGTATTATTCCGGCACTAGAATCAAGTCATGCCATTGCATATGCACTTAAATATGCGGAAGAGTTGCAAGAAGAAAGCATTTTAGTGGTTAATTTAAGTGGCCGTGGCGATAAAGATTTAGCCCACGTACACAAGGTATTATCAGAGGAAGGTCAATTATGA
- the trpCF gene encoding bifunctional indole-3-glycerol-phosphate synthase TrpC/phosphoribosylanthranilate isomerase TrpF: MANVLDKIIADKKIELIERKAARPLESFKHQAKPTERSFYKALAAPGTQFILECKKASPSKGLIRQPFDLTEITQAYKQYATCMSVLTDEKYFQGSFDYLEFVRSQVEQPLICKDFFIDEYQVYMARLYGGDAILLMLSVLDDQQYKTLHEVADSLNMSVLTEVSNEEEVHRALALNAQIIGINNRDLRDLSTDLATTERLRKLIPENKVVISESGIYTHQDVKRLAPLCNGFLIGSSLMAEADLIQACRRVILGENKVCGLTRNQDAIAAYSNGAVYGGLIFYPKSPRFVDLDCAKEISQSAPLKFVGVFVNAAIPDVAEHAKQLKLSAVQLHGQEDEQYIASLRSELPRNCQIWKAQAIKDVLPQPVAGADRHLYDTHSDSHAGGTGKTFDWSVLRDATTPFMLAGGLNPDNISDALYHGALGLDLNSGVEQSPGKKCAKKLNHAFSSIRNY, encoded by the coding sequence ATGGCTAATGTATTAGACAAAATTATTGCCGATAAAAAAATAGAACTAATCGAGCGTAAGGCTGCACGGCCACTAGAGAGCTTTAAACACCAAGCCAAACCGACTGAGCGTAGTTTTTACAAAGCACTGGCAGCACCTGGTACGCAGTTTATTTTAGAATGCAAAAAAGCGTCGCCCTCTAAGGGGTTGATTCGTCAGCCTTTTGATTTAACAGAAATCACCCAAGCGTATAAGCAATATGCCACTTGTATGAGTGTGTTAACTGACGAAAAGTACTTTCAAGGCAGTTTTGATTACCTTGAATTTGTGCGCAGCCAAGTAGAACAGCCGCTTATTTGTAAAGACTTTTTTATTGATGAGTACCAAGTTTATATGGCACGTCTTTATGGCGGCGACGCTATTTTACTTATGCTATCTGTGCTTGACGATCAGCAATACAAAACACTGCATGAAGTGGCCGACTCATTAAATATGTCAGTATTAACTGAGGTAAGTAACGAAGAAGAAGTTCACCGTGCGCTGGCACTAAATGCACAAATAATTGGGATTAATAATCGAGATTTGCGTGATTTAAGCACCGACTTAGCCACTACAGAACGACTACGTAAACTTATTCCTGAAAATAAAGTGGTTATTTCTGAGTCAGGTATTTACACCCATCAAGATGTAAAACGCTTAGCCCCTTTATGTAATGGCTTTTTAATTGGCAGCTCATTAATGGCTGAAGCTGATCTAATACAAGCATGTCGTCGCGTTATATTAGGCGAGAACAAAGTGTGTGGCTTAACTCGCAATCAAGATGCTATTGCAGCCTATAGCAATGGCGCTGTGTATGGCGGGTTGATTTTTTACCCTAAATCCCCCCGCTTTGTTGATTTAGATTGTGCTAAAGAAATCAGTCAAAGTGCGCCTTTAAAATTTGTTGGCGTATTTGTTAATGCTGCTATACCTGATGTGGCTGAACACGCTAAACAACTTAAATTATCAGCCGTTCAATTACATGGCCAAGAAGATGAACAATACATTGCGTCATTACGTAGTGAATTACCACGTAATTGCCAAATTTGGAAAGCGCAGGCAATAAAAGATGTTTTACCACAACCCGTAGCAGGCGCAGATCGCCATTTATACGACACCCACAGTGATTCACACGCGGGTGGCACAGGTAAAACATTTGATTGGTCGGTACTGCGTGATGCGACCACCCCCTTTATGCTTGCTGGCGGCTTAAACCCAGACAATATTAGCGATGCCCTCTATCACGGAGCTTTAGGACTTGATTTAAATTCAGGTGTAGAGCAGTCTCCTGGTAAAAAGTGCGCAAAAAAATTAAATCATGCTTTTTCAAGCATCAGAAACTATTGA
- the trpA gene encoding tryptophan synthase subunit alpha — protein sequence MSQVKTDRYGQMFAALKEQNQGAFVPFVTIGDPGKSQSIEIIKSLIDGGADGLELGIPFSDPIADGPVIQKANIRALDEHINTQDCFDIIKEIRQYNADIPIGLLLYSNLIFKRGLEKFYTDAKAVGVDSILVADVPLHESKMFRKAAMANGIDPIFIATPNASDDTLRECASYGRGYTYLLSRAGVTGTDTKAQMPATHVVSRLQEYHSAPALLGFGISTPDDVKAALKAGAAGAISGSAVVKIIEANLNDLNAMTTQLKTFVSEMKAATAL from the coding sequence ATGAGCCAAGTAAAAACTGACCGTTACGGACAAATGTTTGCAGCACTAAAAGAGCAAAACCAAGGCGCGTTTGTACCATTTGTTACTATTGGCGATCCGGGGAAATCGCAAAGCATTGAAATTATTAAAAGCTTAATCGATGGCGGCGCAGATGGACTAGAGCTAGGTATTCCGTTTTCAGATCCGATTGCCGACGGCCCTGTTATTCAAAAGGCCAATATTCGTGCTTTAGATGAGCACATTAATACACAAGATTGTTTTGATATTATTAAAGAAATACGCCAGTACAATGCCGACATCCCAATTGGTTTATTACTGTATTCAAACTTAATCTTTAAACGTGGCTTAGAAAAGTTTTACACTGATGCAAAAGCAGTAGGCGTTGACTCTATTTTAGTGGCTGATGTGCCATTACACGAGTCTAAAATGTTTAGAAAAGCCGCCATGGCAAACGGTATTGACCCGATATTTATCGCTACGCCGAACGCCAGTGACGATACGTTGCGTGAGTGCGCATCGTACGGTCGCGGTTACACTTACTTACTGTCTCGTGCAGGGGTAACAGGCACCGATACTAAAGCACAAATGCCTGCAACACACGTGGTTTCGCGCTTACAAGAGTACCACAGTGCGCCTGCGTTATTAGGCTTTGGTATTTCAACACCTGATGATGTAAAAGCCGCGCTTAAAGCCGGTGCTGCGGGTGCTATTTCAGGCTCTGCAGTAGTAAAAATCATTGAAGCAAACCTAAATGATTTAAATGCAATGACCACACAATTAAAAACATTTGTAAGTGAGATGAAAGCCGCAACAGCGCTTTAA
- a CDS encoding type 1 glutamine amidotransferase domain-containing protein, with product MSNLHNSNRLQGKKIAILATDGFEQSELLSPQAALLEAGADIEVVSIKEGQITAWDEDKWGEKVAVDKLAANANAGDYDALLLPGGLFNPDSLRQDSDAKAFADGFFGAKKNKPVAAICHAPWLLAEINKLRDKKVTSYPSIKSDLINAGANWVDQEVCVDQGLVTSRSPSDLDAFNAKFIEEILEGKHQAH from the coding sequence ATGAGTAACTTACATAACAGTAATCGTTTACAAGGTAAGAAAATTGCCATTTTAGCCACCGATGGATTTGAGCAAAGCGAGTTACTCTCGCCACAGGCTGCTTTACTTGAAGCGGGCGCCGATATTGAAGTTGTTTCTATTAAAGAAGGGCAGATCACCGCATGGGATGAAGACAAGTGGGGTGAAAAAGTTGCTGTTGATAAATTAGCAGCCAATGCAAATGCCGGTGATTACGATGCGCTTTTACTGCCTGGTGGCTTGTTTAATCCCGATAGCTTACGCCAAGACTCGGATGCTAAGGCATTTGCAGATGGTTTTTTTGGAGCAAAGAAAAACAAACCCGTTGCCGCTATTTGCCATGCGCCGTGGTTACTCGCGGAGATTAACAAGCTCAGAGACAAAAAGGTCACTTCATATCCGAGTATTAAAAGTGATTTAATTAATGCCGGTGCTAACTGGGTCGACCAAGAGGTGTGTGTTGATCAAGGCTTAGTGACTAGTCGCAGCCCTTCAGATTTAGACGCGTTTAATGCTAAGTTTATAGAAGAGATTCTTGAGGGTAAGCATCAAGCGCATTAA